In the genome of Dermacentor variabilis isolate Ectoservices chromosome 5, ASM5094787v1, whole genome shotgun sequence, one region contains:
- the LOC142582766 gene encoding uncharacterized protein LOC142582766 translates to MFKQAMSDPASLNLQQLLHLAQAICHTAAITIEPAEAAAKFCYQVALVRDSVFLEGLLKNCRELFEKREELMGPLEATKRTPYVSSLAELLAAFESSNGAGADAASDTVKDFPVRWTPYVSSLAEFLAACESPNGAGADAVFEAVDARDGKRPHGIWRSAVVWLRRLVVQAMSDPASLNLQQLLHLAQAICHTAAITIEPAEAAAKFCYQVALVRDSVFLEGLLNNCRELFEKREELMGPLEATKRTPYVSSLTELLAAFESSNGAGADAASDTVKDFPVRWTPYVSSLAEFLAACESSNGAGADAACDAVDARDGKRPNGIWRITVVWLCRLVMQAMSDPASLNLQQLLLLAQAICHTAAITIEPAEAAAKFCYQVALVRDSVFLEGLLNSCRELFEKREELMGPLEASKRTPYISSLAELLAAFESSNGADAVWDTVDARDGKRPNGICRSTVQSLAIQLSC, encoded by the coding sequence ATGTTTAAGCAGGCAATGTCTGACCCTGCGTCGCTCAACCTGCAGCAGCTTCTGCATCTTGCACAGGCCATCTGTCACACAGCAGCCATCACCATCGAGCCCGCTGAAGCAGCAGCCAAGTTTTGCTACCAGGTTGCTTTGGTTAGAGACAGTGTGTTCCTGGAGGGCCTGTTGAAAAACTGCCGCGAGTTGTTCGAGAAGCGAGAGGAGCTGATGGGCCCGCTCGAGGCGACGAAAAGGACGCCCTACGTCTCCTCCTTGGCCGAGCTCCTGGCGGCATTCGAGTCATCGAACGGCGCTGGCGCCGATGCAGCCAGTGACACTGTCAAGGACTTCCCTGTGCGCTGGACGCCCTACGTCTCCTCCTTGGCCGAGTTCCTGGCGGCATGCGAGTCACCGAACGGCGCTGGCGCCGATGCAGTCTTTGAGGCTGTCGACGCCAGAGATGGCAAGAGGCCACATGGCATCTGGAGGAGTGCTGTAGTATGGTTACGTCGCCTGGTTGTGCAGGCAATGTCTGACCCTGCTTCACTCAACCTGCAGCAGCTTCTGCATCTTGCACAGGCCATCTGTCACACAGCGGCCATCACCATCGAGCCCGCTGAAGCAGCAGCCAAGTTTTGCTACCAGGTTGCTTTGGTTAGAGACAGTGTGTTCCTGGAGGGCCTGTTGAACAACTGCCGCGAGTTGTTCGAGAAGCGAGAGGAGCTGATGGGCCCGCTCGAGGCGACGAAAAGGACGCCCTACGTCTCCTCCTTGACCGAGCTCCTGGCGGCATTCGAGTCATCGAATGGCGCTGGCGCCGATGCAGCCAGTGACACTGTCAAGGACTTCCCTGTGCGCTGGACGCCCTACGTCTCCTCCTTGGCCGAGTTCCTGGCGGCATGCGAGTCATCGAACGGCGCTGGCGCCGATGCAGCCTGTGACGCTGTCGACGCCAGAGATGGCAAGAGGCCGAATGGCATCTGGAGGATTACTGTCGTGTGGTTATGTCGCCTGGTTATGCAGGCAATGTCTGACCCTGCTTCACTCAACCTGCAGCAGCTTCTGCTTCTTGCACAGGCCATCTGTCACACAGCGGCCATCACCATAGAGCCCGCTGAAGCAGCAGCCAAGTTTTGCTACCAGGTTGCTTTGGTTAGAGACAGTGTGTTCCTGGAAGGCCTGTTGAACAGCTGCCGCGAGTTGTTCGAGAAGCGAGAGGAGCTGATGGGCCCGCTCGAGGCTTCGAAAAGGACGCCCTACATCTCATCCTTGGCCGAGCTCCTGGCGGCATTCGAGTCATCGAACGGCGCCGATGCAGTCTGGGACACTGTCGACGCCAGAGATGGCAAGAGGCCGAATGGCATCTGCAGGAGTACTGTGCAGTCCCTGGCCATTCAACTGAGTTGCTAA